In Rhodothermales bacterium, one DNA window encodes the following:
- a CDS encoding PQQ-dependent sugar dehydrogenase: MLRCFLLAYSLSLCVFAVGFSQAAFGQNEIAAFEEVFENVTFNFPLGIRFPDDGTNKVYIAEWGGRVKVVDNDPDVASASVFLDISERIASPGGLLAIEFHPDYAENGYFFARYTLEAPERIVLSRFSRSAEDPFVADVDSEVILLEIETPGNVHNHHGGDIAFGLDGYLYVPLGDGGVLYDAVGNAQDRTKLLGKVLRLDVDNPSNGLNYGIPPDNPFVGNEKGWREEVFAYGLRNPWRLTIDRLTGEVWVGNVGEVTWEEVELIEAGQNYGWPIMEGPVCAPFNRRPCDETGLTPPVWAYSHEQGVSITGGYVYRGEAIPALRGQYVFADFASFKVWHVSRSNRSGAELLLPDQFNVTTFGEDLDGELYFNYFLNGRIFKITPGPGTTSAEGDPTDDGLLTLAVFPNPATGSAQAYFESEAGEVRLSVYDMLGREVLTLVDERVGPGTRRTVPINTGRLASGLYLVRFEGHGEHEVKRLVVAH; this comes from the coding sequence ATGCTCCGTTGCTTCCTGCTCGCGTATAGTTTGAGCCTCTGCGTATTCGCTGTCGGCTTCTCTCAGGCTGCCTTCGGCCAGAACGAGATCGCGGCTTTCGAGGAGGTCTTCGAGAACGTCACGTTCAACTTTCCCCTCGGCATCCGCTTCCCGGACGATGGGACGAACAAGGTTTACATCGCTGAGTGGGGTGGGCGCGTCAAGGTGGTGGACAATGACCCAGACGTGGCGTCGGCGTCGGTCTTCCTCGACATCAGCGAGCGCATAGCGAGTCCAGGCGGGCTCTTGGCTATCGAGTTCCACCCGGACTATGCAGAGAACGGCTATTTCTTCGCTCGATACACGCTCGAAGCGCCAGAGCGGATCGTCCTCTCACGGTTCTCGCGGTCGGCCGAGGACCCCTTCGTGGCAGATGTGGACAGCGAGGTGATCCTGCTGGAGATCGAGACGCCGGGCAACGTTCATAACCACCACGGAGGCGATATCGCCTTTGGTCTGGATGGCTATCTCTACGTCCCGCTCGGGGACGGGGGCGTTCTCTACGATGCGGTCGGAAACGCTCAAGACCGGACGAAGCTGCTTGGCAAAGTCCTCCGACTCGATGTGGACAATCCCTCGAACGGGCTTAACTACGGCATCCCGCCGGACAACCCGTTCGTCGGGAACGAGAAGGGGTGGCGAGAGGAGGTCTTCGCCTACGGCCTCCGCAATCCGTGGCGGCTGACGATCGACCGGCTGACGGGCGAGGTGTGGGTGGGGAACGTGGGAGAGGTCACGTGGGAGGAGGTGGAGTTGATCGAGGCAGGGCAGAACTACGGGTGGCCGATCATGGAAGGCCCAGTCTGTGCCCCCTTCAACCGGAGACCCTGCGACGAGACCGGTCTGACACCCCCGGTCTGGGCATACTCCCACGAGCAAGGCGTTTCGATTACCGGTGGCTACGTCTATCGAGGTGAGGCCATCCCGGCGCTGCGGGGCCAGTACGTCTTCGCTGACTTCGCGTCGTTCAAGGTCTGGCACGTCAGCCGATCCAACCGCTCCGGCGCAGAGCTTCTCCTCCCGGATCAGTTCAACGTCACGACGTTCGGCGAAGACCTCGACGGGGAGCTCTACTTTAACTACTTCCTCAACGGCCGGATCTTCAAAATCACGCCGGGACCCGGCACGACGAGCGCTGAGGGTGATCCGACCGATGATGGCCTCCTCACGCTGGCGGTGTTCCCGAACCCAGCGACGGGGTCGGCGCAGGCATACTTCGAGTCGGAGGCGGGCGAGGTCCGGCTGTCGGTCTACGACATGCTGGGCCGTGAAGTCCTGACGCTCGTCGATGAGCGGGTCGGGCCGGGCACGAGGCGGACGGTCCCGATCAACACAGGCCGGCTGGCATCGGGGCTGTACCTCGTCAGGTTCGAAGGGCACGGCGAGCATGAAGTCAAACGGCTGGTGGTCGCCCACTGA
- a CDS encoding sigma-70 family RNA polymerase sigma factor has product MDDPNDITRLLARAHEGDPDALNRLVPILYEELRALAHRQRMRRRPSETLNTTALVHEAYEKLARSGGSFANRHHFFRVAARIMRSVLVDHARAQRRQKRGGGQRPLSLDEEFFVPPQRTEHLLALDEALTRLTALDARQAEIVELRYFVGLTIPEAADVLDLSPATVKRDWAVARAWLHHNLSEAA; this is encoded by the coding sequence ATGGATGACCCGAACGACATCACGCGCCTGCTGGCGCGAGCGCACGAGGGCGACCCCGACGCCCTCAACCGCCTCGTCCCCATCCTCTACGAGGAGCTGCGTGCGCTTGCTCACCGCCAGCGCATGCGTCGCCGCCCGAGCGAGACGCTGAACACGACGGCCCTCGTCCACGAGGCTTATGAGAAGCTGGCACGCTCAGGCGGTTCGTTTGCCAACCGACACCACTTCTTCCGGGTCGCCGCGCGGATCATGCGCAGCGTGCTCGTCGACCACGCGCGTGCCCAGCGACGGCAGAAGCGCGGCGGCGGCCAGCGCCCGCTCTCGCTCGACGAGGAGTTCTTCGTCCCGCCGCAGCGCACCGAACATCTCCTCGCCCTCGACGAGGCCCTGACCCGGCTCACCGCCCTCGACGCGCGGCAGGCCGAGATCGTGGAGCTTCGCTACTTCGTCGGGCTGACGATCCCCGAGGCGGCGGACGTGCTCGACCTCTCCCCGGCAACCGTCAAGCGCGACTGGGCCGTCGCGCGTGCCTGGCTCCATCACAACCTGTCGGAAGCCGCATGA
- the uvrA gene encoding excinuclease ABC subunit UvrA: MDDQIIIRGAREHNLQNVDLDIPRNELVVITGLSGSGKSSLAFDTIYAEGQRRYMESLSAYARQFLGVMERPDIDFIDGLSPVIAIEQKTVSRNPRSTVGTVTEIYDFMRLLYARASDAYSYRSGRRMRRQSDDEIIDAIAAFPDGAKVVVLAPVVRGRKGHYRDLFEQLAKQGFERVRVDGDLREIAKGMKLDRYKIHDIEVVVDRLVVKDGVRPRVARAVELALGMGGGTLIASVIGGAEEAGQLGDHLMSRHLTDPEGGLSYDDPSPNTFSFNSPYGACPDCNGLGVRKEIDPDLVIPNPKKSIAKGGVAPLGTPRDIWIFSQLKAVAAAYDFDFETPLKDFSERQMEVLLEGAGDEQFDIVYAYKGRQVKYEHRFGGVYQHIEHTNANTNSATQRRWAEAFMRVRPCRTCGGGRLKPESLSYRIGNTKTYDGDQSIADLVQMDLRAVRTWFADLELEGRQAVIGEPVVKEIVERLDFLLNVGLDYLTLDRSARTLSGGESQRIRLATQIGTQLTGVLYVLDEPSIGLHPRDNGKLIDSLRDLRDLGNSVLVVEHDREMIEAADFVVDIGPGAGEYGGQILGAGTPDELAKGAADDSLTVAYLTGNRRIPTPSERRAGTGEKLVLEGARGHNLKDVTFELPLGTFTCVTGVSGSGKSSLINQTLYPILASHFHNAQLVPLPYDEITGLEHVDKVIAIDQSPIGRTPRSNPATYTGLFTYIRDLFAQLPEAQIRGYKPGRFSFNTKGGRCETCKGAGIVKLEMNFLPDVYVECETCKGKRYNTETLEIRYKGKNIAEVLAMPVSEALEFFEAVPRIARKLRTLDAVGLGYVRLGQQATTLSGGEAQRVKLSKELSRPGTGQTVYILDEPTTGLHFEDIRHLLHVLQALVNKGNTVLVIEHNTDVAKVADHVVDLGPDGGAAGGQILFAGTPEDLAEQDTPTARFIREELERTGSEEVVGSSNASFNLDDFAGDDDTSDDEIEDEEPEEEAVA; encoded by the coding sequence ATGGACGACCAGATCATCATTCGCGGCGCCCGCGAGCATAACCTCCAGAACGTCGACCTCGACATCCCGCGTAACGAGCTCGTGGTGATCACGGGGCTCAGCGGGAGCGGCAAGTCGTCGCTCGCCTTCGACACGATCTACGCCGAGGGGCAGCGCCGCTACATGGAGTCGCTGAGCGCCTACGCCCGGCAGTTCCTCGGCGTGATGGAGCGGCCCGACATCGACTTCATCGACGGGCTCTCGCCGGTGATCGCGATCGAGCAGAAGACGGTATCCCGCAACCCGCGCTCGACGGTCGGGACGGTGACGGAGATCTACGACTTCATGCGGCTGCTCTACGCGCGGGCGTCCGACGCGTACTCGTACCGCTCCGGCCGCCGGATGCGCCGGCAGTCCGACGACGAGATCATCGACGCGATTGCCGCCTTTCCCGACGGGGCGAAGGTCGTCGTGCTCGCGCCCGTCGTGCGCGGCCGGAAGGGCCACTACCGCGACCTCTTCGAGCAGCTTGCCAAGCAGGGCTTCGAGCGCGTTCGCGTCGACGGCGACCTCCGCGAGATCGCGAAGGGGATGAAGCTCGACCGCTACAAGATCCACGACATCGAGGTCGTCGTGGACCGGCTCGTGGTGAAGGACGGCGTGCGGCCCCGCGTCGCCCGCGCCGTCGAACTCGCGCTCGGGATGGGCGGCGGAACGCTCATCGCCTCCGTCATCGGCGGAGCAGAGGAAGCGGGGCAGCTCGGCGACCACCTCATGAGCCGCCACCTCACGGACCCCGAGGGCGGGCTCTCCTACGACGACCCCTCGCCGAACACGTTCAGCTTCAACTCGCCCTACGGCGCGTGCCCGGATTGCAATGGCCTCGGCGTGCGCAAAGAGATCGACCCCGACCTCGTCATCCCGAATCCGAAGAAGTCGATCGCGAAAGGCGGCGTGGCGCCGCTCGGGACGCCGCGCGACATCTGGATCTTCTCCCAGCTCAAGGCCGTCGCCGCGGCGTACGACTTCGACTTCGAGACGCCGCTGAAGGACTTCTCGGAGCGGCAGATGGAGGTCCTGCTCGAAGGCGCGGGCGACGAGCAGTTCGACATCGTCTACGCGTATAAGGGCCGGCAGGTGAAGTACGAGCACCGCTTCGGCGGCGTCTACCAGCACATCGAGCACACGAACGCGAACACCAACTCGGCGACGCAGCGGCGGTGGGCCGAGGCGTTCATGCGCGTCCGCCCGTGCCGGACGTGCGGCGGCGGCCGGCTCAAGCCCGAGTCGCTGAGCTACCGGATCGGCAATACGAAGACGTACGACGGCGACCAGTCGATCGCCGACCTCGTGCAGATGGACCTCCGCGCCGTCCGCACGTGGTTCGCCGACCTCGAACTCGAAGGCCGGCAGGCCGTGATCGGCGAGCCGGTCGTGAAAGAGATCGTCGAGCGCTTGGACTTCCTGCTCAACGTCGGGCTCGATTACCTCACGCTCGACCGCTCGGCGCGGACGCTCTCCGGCGGCGAGTCGCAGCGGATCCGCCTCGCTACGCAGATCGGGACGCAGTTGACGGGCGTGCTTTACGTCCTCGACGAGCCGAGCATCGGCCTCCACCCGCGTGACAACGGGAAGCTGATCGACTCGCTGAGGGATCTCCGCGATCTGGGCAACTCCGTGCTCGTCGTCGAGCACGACCGCGAGATGATCGAGGCGGCGGACTTCGTCGTCGACATCGGGCCGGGCGCGGGCGAGTACGGCGGGCAGATCCTCGGGGCCGGCACGCCGGACGAGCTCGCGAAGGGCGCGGCCGACGACAGCCTGACGGTGGCGTACCTCACGGGCAACCGCCGCATCCCGACCCCGAGCGAGCGGCGCGCAGGGACGGGCGAGAAGCTCGTGCTGGAGGGCGCGCGCGGGCACAACCTCAAAGACGTCACCTTCGAGCTCCCGCTCGGGACGTTCACGTGCGTCACCGGCGTCTCGGGGAGTGGGAAGTCGTCGCTCATCAACCAGACGCTCTACCCGATCCTCGCGTCGCACTTCCACAACGCACAGCTCGTCCCGCTGCCGTACGACGAGATCACCGGGCTGGAGCACGTCGACAAAGTCATCGCCATCGACCAGAGCCCGATCGGGCGGACGCCGCGCTCGAACCCGGCGACGTACACCGGCCTCTTCACGTACATCCGCGACCTCTTCGCGCAGCTCCCAGAGGCGCAGATCCGCGGCTACAAGCCGGGCCGGTTCTCGTTCAACACGAAGGGCGGGCGGTGCGAGACGTGCAAGGGCGCGGGGATCGTGAAGCTGGAGATGAACTTCCTCCCCGACGTCTACGTCGAGTGCGAGACGTGCAAGGGCAAGCGCTACAACACCGAGACGCTGGAGATCCGGTACAAGGGGAAGAACATCGCCGAGGTCCTCGCGATGCCCGTCAGCGAGGCGCTGGAGTTCTTCGAGGCCGTGCCGCGCATCGCCCGCAAGCTCCGCACACTCGACGCTGTCGGGCTCGGCTACGTCCGCCTCGGGCAGCAGGCGACGACGCTCTCCGGCGGCGAGGCACAGCGCGTCAAGCTCTCCAAAGAGCTCTCGCGGCCCGGCACCGGGCAGACGGTTTATATCCTCGACGAGCCCACGACGGGCCTCCACTTCGAGGACATCCGCCACCTCCTCCACGTGCTGCAGGCGCTCGTGAATAAGGGCAACACGGTTCTCGTGATCGAGCACAACACGGACGTGGCGAAGGTGGCCGATCACGTCGTCGACCTCGGGCCCGACGGCGGCGCGGCGGGCGGGCAGATTCTCTTCGCGGGCACGCCCGAAGACCTCGCCGAGCAGGACACGCCGACGGCGCGCTTCATCCGCGAAGAGCTGGAGCGCACGGGAAGTGAGGAAGTCGTCGGGAGCAGCAACGCCTCCTTCAACCTCGACGACTTCGCGGGCGACGACGACACGAGCGACGACGAGATCGAGGACGAGGAGCCAGAAGAAGAGGCGGTGGCGTAA
- a CDS encoding T9SS type A sorting domain-containing protein, which produces MTSLLPLRPFAFVLLAALPLLGGPALAQTCTRTWAAPVDGSWSEAANWTPAEVPTSGDVACIDVAGTYTVSIGDFVSVAAGTLVLGGASGIQTLTSRGFIGIESAAIRPNGRLMLLDITPGGEDGLYATGTVLVEGEATVPAGVSFLRTGGTLDVAPSGTLRVVGNGASPGGATALFRIRGTLEATGCPLTSQAGNCSVGAPFELLGGTVRAAEGVFFLSGGGTMQGASLDASATGTLVFTNSQITAEGVIQGSPQGTVGISGVNLLAGPAGATLAVNGTGFQMVGTSFLRSGGGSFTNTGLLLKAATGSNFSGLAEVIVRNEGVVEIPSSLGLYAGSVLRNEPGGIVRATGAGSLAGDGNGTGRFENAGLFVLDAPGQSFTFNDGGFGRNSGPYSRPGSEMRVLAGRLDLAGPGSRNLPDGTTLTGMGALGIFGTFQPEGTVSPGTDAQPLARLAHGSYFYPSQVAGSPRLVIDVDAGGRSDTLDVSFAPGGSGARLAGALVVRVRPGYVPAVGDAFTIIRTEGTVTGQFAQILVDGAPEGIAFVTEIESPPAGQIVRLRAVAVAPGGPITVSTTTPVGGAVRPIFLTGPGAPGVSAARLECTECLDPTAFGTIPAQIVGTGTLKEARFDLTSPRAYGFYDLVISRPGLDDEVVPVTVRPYLAFVFAESGIARGARVRPPGLGYNYSALQMELRTNTDEPAFHAPRVVRTEPELFALSLAGPNPFFDGVVYYESVNATDPERAPLTFGRLTRGAMTPLTFGLRIDPEDILFPEQMPTGPDDPRIPFGTPRLVAAAGAQHLSSARTAAVIGVALRTSANQTLTDYIAAVDAADAAAVAIATRDAIQFGIRNYYAAPADLLVPVIAALSATVAPPPGLPASAAEAFDLALESAIDDVAFDIEVALIEPGGAVGALVQDEIAALFPEGTGLDDGFPDVIGTEDDALRTDFTALERLFCFLGFGDAIRAIKGIPGGKPGGGGGGACEPPAAPADPNDKFAETNLTCEFGTVIVDGEEQTRCVRYYVPLDAADDPLFYTVTFENIAGATANAEFVTITDEIDPNLNLATLAIEGTSSDSTFSYSVSGRTITFRFVGIDLPPNVTPPEGEGFVKFSLVPNAGLEEGTEIRNDAEIVFDFNPPIATPEVLHEIRQTADLAALVTAPDFLEIGSAVTFVATAANLRGDVASEATLTIMPPNAPLVSVTPTAGECTGTAPIVCALGDLPPGEIVSVEVVVAPDGEGELTLSAAGTTTAFDGFESNNADAAVVDIVPVGNEDEDSAFPREVTLAQPYPNPSRGEATFRWGLPEAGRVTVQVYDLLGREVARLADGAVTEPGWHEVRWRGAVASGVYVVRMKAEAGRQTVVRTRRIVVVR; this is translated from the coding sequence ATGACCTCCCTGCTCCCTCTCCGTCCGTTCGCGTTCGTGCTTCTCGCCGCGCTGCCGCTCCTCGGCGGTCCTGCACTCGCCCAGACTTGCACGCGGACGTGGGCCGCGCCCGTCGACGGCTCCTGGTCCGAAGCCGCCAACTGGACTCCGGCCGAAGTCCCGACCTCGGGTGACGTGGCCTGCATCGACGTCGCCGGCACGTACACCGTCTCCATCGGCGATTTCGTGTCGGTCGCCGCGGGGACGCTCGTCCTCGGCGGCGCGAGCGGAATTCAGACGCTGACCTCGCGGGGATTCATCGGCATCGAGTCGGCGGCGATCCGGCCGAACGGCCGGCTGATGCTCCTCGACATCACGCCCGGCGGCGAGGACGGCCTCTACGCGACCGGCACGGTCCTCGTCGAGGGCGAGGCGACGGTCCCCGCCGGCGTCTCGTTTCTGCGGACGGGCGGCACACTCGACGTGGCGCCGTCCGGCACGCTGCGCGTGGTCGGGAACGGTGCGTCTCCCGGAGGCGCGACGGCGCTGTTCCGCATCCGCGGCACGCTCGAAGCGACCGGCTGCCCGCTCACGTCGCAAGCAGGCAACTGCTCGGTGGGCGCGCCCTTCGAACTCCTCGGTGGGACCGTGCGCGCCGCAGAGGGCGTCTTCTTCCTCAGCGGCGGCGGCACCATGCAAGGCGCCAGTCTCGACGCGAGTGCCACGGGGACGCTGGTGTTCACGAACAGTCAGATCACCGCCGAGGGCGTGATTCAGGGCAGCCCGCAGGGGACGGTCGGGATCAGCGGCGTCAACCTGCTCGCCGGGCCGGCCGGCGCCACGCTCGCCGTGAACGGGACCGGCTTCCAGATGGTCGGCACGTCGTTCCTGCGGAGCGGGGGCGGCTCGTTCACCAACACCGGCCTGCTGCTCAAGGCGGCGACGGGCAGCAACTTCTCGGGTCTCGCCGAGGTGATCGTCCGCAACGAAGGCGTCGTCGAGATCCCGTCGAGCCTGGGGCTTTACGCCGGCAGCGTGCTCCGCAACGAGCCCGGCGGCATCGTCCGCGCGACGGGCGCTGGAAGCCTCGCGGGCGACGGCAACGGGACGGGCCGGTTCGAGAACGCGGGCCTGTTCGTGCTCGACGCGCCGGGCCAGTCGTTCACCTTCAACGACGGCGGGTTCGGCCGCAACTCCGGGCCGTACAGCCGGCCCGGCTCCGAGATGCGCGTGCTGGCGGGCAGGCTCGACCTCGCGGGTCCCGGTTCGCGCAACCTGCCCGATGGCACGACGCTGACCGGGATGGGGGCGCTCGGCATCTTCGGCACGTTCCAGCCCGAGGGCACCGTCAGCCCCGGCACCGACGCGCAGCCGCTCGCGCGTCTCGCGCACGGGTCGTACTTCTACCCGTCGCAGGTGGCAGGCAGCCCGCGCCTCGTGATCGACGTGGACGCCGGAGGGCGGAGCGACACGCTCGACGTGTCGTTCGCGCCGGGCGGCAGCGGCGCGCGTCTCGCCGGGGCGCTCGTGGTGCGCGTGCGGCCGGGTTACGTGCCCGCCGTCGGCGACGCATTCACCATCATCCGCACCGAAGGCACCGTGACAGGCCAGTTTGCACAGATCCTCGTGGATGGCGCGCCAGAGGGCATCGCGTTTGTGACGGAGATCGAAAGCCCGCCAGCGGGCCAGATCGTTCGCCTGCGCGCCGTGGCCGTCGCGCCCGGCGGGCCCATCACGGTCTCGACGACGACGCCTGTCGGCGGGGCCGTGCGGCCGATCTTCCTGACCGGTCCCGGCGCGCCGGGCGTCAGCGCCGCGCGTTTGGAATGCACCGAGTGCCTCGATCCGACTGCCTTCGGGACGATCCCGGCGCAGATCGTCGGCACCGGGACGCTCAAGGAGGCGCGCTTCGATCTGACGAGCCCGCGTGCGTACGGATTCTACGATCTCGTGATCTCGCGGCCCGGTCTCGATGACGAGGTCGTGCCCGTCACCGTCCGGCCCTACCTCGCCTTCGTCTTCGCCGAGAGCGGCATCGCACGAGGCGCGCGCGTCCGGCCGCCGGGCCTGGGCTATAACTACTCGGCCCTCCAAATGGAGCTTCGCACGAATACCGACGAGCCGGCCTTCCACGCGCCGCGCGTCGTCCGTACCGAGCCCGAGTTGTTCGCGCTTTCGCTCGCTGGCCCCAACCCGTTCTTCGACGGCGTGGTCTACTACGAGAGCGTCAACGCGACCGACCCCGAGCGCGCGCCGCTCACGTTCGGCCGGCTCACACGCGGTGCCATGACCCCGCTCACGTTCGGTCTTCGGATCGACCCCGAGGACATCCTGTTCCCTGAGCAGATGCCGACCGGTCCCGACGACCCTCGTATCCCGTTCGGCACGCCCCGTCTCGTCGCGGCGGCTGGAGCCCAGCACCTCTCGTCAGCCCGCACGGCGGCCGTCATCGGCGTGGCGCTCCGCACCTCGGCCAACCAGACACTGACCGACTACATCGCCGCCGTCGACGCCGCGGATGCCGCAGCGGTCGCGATCGCCACGCGCGATGCGATCCAGTTCGGCATCCGCAACTACTACGCCGCGCCGGCCGACCTGCTCGTGCCCGTGATCGCGGCGCTCTCGGCGACCGTCGCGCCGCCGCCCGGCCTGCCGGCCTCGGCCGCGGAGGCCTTCGACCTCGCCTTGGAAAGCGCCATCGACGACGTGGCATTCGACATCGAGGTCGCGCTCATCGAACCGGGGGGCGCTGTGGGCGCACTCGTTCAGGACGAGATCGCCGCACTCTTCCCCGAAGGAACTGGGCTCGACGACGGCTTCCCGGATGTCATCGGCACGGAGGACGACGCGCTGCGGACTGACTTCACGGCGCTTGAGCGATTGTTCTGTTTTCTCGGGTTCGGGGATGCGATCCGGGCCATCAAAGGGATCCCCGGCGGCAAGCCCGGCGGCGGCGGCGGCGGCGCGTGCGAGCCTCCTGCGGCTCCGGCGGATCCCAACGACAAGTTCGCCGAGACGAACCTGACGTGCGAGTTCGGTACGGTCATCGTCGATGGTGAGGAGCAGACCCGGTGCGTCCGCTACTACGTCCCGCTCGATGCCGCCGACGATCCGCTCTTCTACACCGTCACGTTCGAGAACATTGCTGGGGCCACGGCGAACGCCGAGTTCGTCACCATCACCGACGAGATCGACCCGAACCTCAACCTCGCCACGCTCGCCATCGAGGGCACCTCGTCGGACTCGACGTTCAGCTACAGCGTCTCCGGCCGGACCATCACGTTCCGCTTCGTCGGGATCGACCTGCCGCCCAACGTGACGCCGCCCGAGGGCGAGGGCTTCGTCAAGTTCTCCCTCGTCCCGAACGCCGGGCTCGAGGAGGGCACCGAGATCCGCAACGATGCCGAGATCGTGTTCGACTTCAACCCGCCCATCGCCACACCCGAAGTGCTCCACGAGATCCGGCAGACGGCCGATCTCGCCGCGCTCGTCACCGCCCCGGATTTCTTGGAGATCGGCTCGGCGGTCACCTTCGTCGCCACCGCCGCCAACCTTCGCGGCGACGTGGCGAGCGAGGCGACGCTCACGATCATGCCGCCGAACGCCCCGCTCGTCTCGGTCACGCCGACGGCGGGGGAGTGCACGGGCACGGCGCCCATCGTCTGTGCCCTCGGCGACCTGCCGCCGGGCGAGATCGTTTCGGTTGAGGTGGTTGTGGCGCCCGACGGCGAGGGGGAGCTGACGCTGAGCGCCGCCGGGACGACGACAGCGTTCGACGGATTCGAGTCCAACAACGCGGATGCCGCGGTGGTCGACATCGTGCCGGTCGGGAATGAGGACGAGGACTCAGCCTTCCCGCGCGAGGTGACGCTGGCGCAGCCGTATCCGAACCCCTCGCGCGGCGAGGCCACGTTCCGCTGGGGCCTGCCCGAGGCGGGCCGCGTCACGGTTCAGGTCTACGACCTCCTCGGCCGAGAGGTCGCGCGGCTGGCCGACGGAGCCGTCACCGAGCCCGGCTGGCACGAGGTGCGCTGGCGCGGGGCCGTGGCAAGCGGCGTGTACGTCGTCCGGATGAAGGCCGAGGCCGGGCGGCAGACCGTCGTCCGCACGCGGCGGATCGTCGTCGTGCGCTGA